AGGTTGGAGTACGAAGCGGCCCTCAACATCGTGAAGAGCATCATCGTCACCTCAGTAGGAATCTCAATTCTCTTTGCGGGATACGGCCTGATCGAGGTTGCGTACGCATACATCATCGCTGCTGTGATAGATTTCGGCCTGGCCTTGATCTTGGTTACCTTCAAGTTCTCCCGACCTGAGTTCAAGCTAGATCCGGAGTTCTGCAAGAGGATCATCTACCTAGCGCTACCCTTTACTGTCACCATCCTATTCGGCATAATATACCTCCAGATTGACATAGTGATGCTCTCGATCATGAAGGGTGATGCCCCAGCTGGTTGGTACAAGGCCGCCACTACTCTCATCTATAGCCTGGTGTTCATCCCCGAGGTCTTCGGATATGCCATCTTCCCGGTGATGTCAAGGCTCTTCATCAGCTCAAAGGAGCTTCTGAGAAGACTTCTGGAAAGGTCCATGAAGTACCTATTCATGATCGGGCTTCCCATCGCTATACTCACCGTCGCCGTATCAGGTGAAATTATACCTTTCCTCTACGGGGAGGAATATGAACCCACCATTATGATTCTCCAGATACTTGCCCTGTATCTGCCATTGAGGTTCATGAACCACGCCACCGGTTACACTCTCTCGTCGACAGACAGGCAATCTAGGAGGGCCATCAGTGCGATATTGGCCGCGGTATTCAATGTTTGTCTGAACCTAATCCTCATACCCATCTACGGGGCCAATGGTGCGGCCATGGCAACGGTGGCGACAGAGGTCGTCCTCTTCTCGTTCTACTACCTGTTCGTGTCTGCTCATTTCCACAGGGTGAAGTTGACGCCAGTGCTGACCAAGCCTTTGATAGCTAGCCTGCCAATGATATTTACCCTCTATTTACTCGCCGATTTCAGCCCATTCATCTCGGTCCCACTGGCCGTGATGATCTACCTGGCAGTTCTTTTCCTGATCAATGGAATGGACCAAGAAGATAGAAGAATAATAAGGGAATTGTTGGGCAGGTGAGCTTCCTGACTCACATCATTTCAATCTGGAGGTGCATCGGATAGCCATAAAGACCATTGAGGAGATCGTGGCAAGAAGGATCTGCTCAGGATGTGGTACCTGCATCGGGCTCTGTCCAAGCAAGGCTATCTCGCTCTATATTGATCGGAAGAAGGGCATCTTTCAACCGAAGGTTGGTGGCAAATGCACTCAATGCGGCTTCTGTTATCGGATATGTCATAGAGGGGAGCTTCTCGAAGAGCCCTGGGAAAGGATTGTTTCTAGCAAAACAGAGATGGAATCAGTGACAGGACCTTATCTGGGTACCTATTACGGATTCTCCACTAACCCGGAAATAAGGAACTCCTCATCGTCCGGAGGACTAGTGACCGAGATCCTGGCTTTCGCGCTCGAGGAGGGAATGGTTGACGGAGCCTTGGTGACTAGAATGAATCCCGATGATCCGCTCGAACCCGAGACCTTCATAGCCAGAACGCGGGAAGAAGTCCTAGAATGCTCGGGATCGAAGTACTGTCCCACACCGGTTAACGCTGCTCTTCGAGCCGTTCTGGATTCGGACAAGGGTGAGAGGTTCGCAATCGTGGGACTCCCCTGCCATGTGGAGGGTTTGAGCAAGGCCTGTGAGTCCGTGAGTAAACTCAAGGGCAGAATCACACTCAAATTGGGATTGTTCTGCAATCATACCCCCACATTCTGGGGGACCAGATCGCTAATCAACAAGCTCGATGTGGGTCGTGATGAGATTGCGGAAATCTCATACAGGGGTGAAGGATATCCAGGTTTCTCAAAGGTCGAATTGAAGGATGGCAGGACCGTTCGTTCCAGCTTTCCTTCATCATGGGATATCCTTGGATCCTCCCTATTCTATGCCACTGGGTGTCTGGTATGCGACGATGGTCTTTGTGAAAAGGCCGATATCTCATTTGGGGATGCCTGGCTCCCTATGTTCTCCAATGATGATTCTGGAACATCCCTGACCATCTCAAGGACTGAGTTGGGGGAGGAAATCCTAGACAGGGCCGTTGATGCGGGGAGGATCCAGCTAGGCAACATTGGCATGGAGGAGATACTTGATTCTCAAGGAAGAATGCTTTATCTGAAGAAGGCCAGCATAGAGGCAAGAGGGAAGCTCTTGGGTGTGAGGATATCGCCAAGTAGGCACCTGACAAACCCCTTTGACTATCTACACTCTGTATTTTACCTATGCAATAGCCAGATCATCTCAAGATTGGCACGATCAAGGATTATCGGTGGGAAAGTATCCAGCCTATCAAAGAGGGCTGAGAACGCTGTTTGGCAGATCACCATGAGGATGGGGAGGGACTTCCCTGGTAACCCCAAGACCACAATAGGGATAGTCAACCACACCTCCTGTCTGAACAAGGGCACGGCCGCCCTGGTAAAAACAAGAGTCAAGCTTCTCAACGAACTGATTCCTAACGCCCGCTTTCAGGTGTTCGGTGCCGATCCGGACTTCACTCCCGAAATGGAGTACCTGAAAGATGTGGACATCACTTTTAGTAGTAACGTGCTGTCAATAGGGCGCTCTCCCAAAGTACTTTTCAAATCGTTCAAGAACCTAATAGAGATCCTGCTTGCCTCCAAGGGATGGGGGAGTATGGGCAACGAGAGCGTAAGGAGATACCATGCTTGTGATTACATAGTCTCGACCGGAGGGGATATGCTCACGGAAGATTATGGCCTGCTCTCCCTTGCGTCAACCGCTTCGAACCTCACGCTGGGGAAGACCCTGGGAAAGCCTGTGATAATCTATGCTGAATCCGTGGGACCCTTCAAGAAGAGGCTGAGCAGGATGCTTGCCAAGTACACATTCAGACGAGTCGACCTCATCACGCTGAGGGACGAGATCTCAAAAGGTCATCTTCTTGATATCGGAGTTGAGGAGTCCAGGATACATGTCACCACCGATTCGGCATTCCTGTTCGAACCTGCTCCTGAGGATAGAGTAAATGAGATACTGGAGCAGGAGGGGTTGTCCGATATAGATGGCCTATTGTTTGGGATAGCCCCCAGCAAGATAATCGCCAGCTACGGCTTCGATGATATTCAGGATTCGAAGGCCAAGTACGAAGCTTACACCTCACTCATGTCCAAGTTGGTGGAGTACATCAACTCCAAGATGAATGCCAGCGTGGTGCTCGTTCCACACGTGATGGGACCTGGAAGAAATGACGACAGGATTGTCAGCAGGGATATCGTGCAGAAACTGGGAGCTAGATCACGATGTATTTCCCTCGAGAAGGAGTACGCTTCAGAGGAGGTGAAGGGCATCATTGGAAAATGCGATCTATTCATAGGTTCGAGGATGCACTCGACTATTGCCTCCACATCCCAGTCGGTGCCCACCATCGCAATCGCCTATTCTCATAAGACACATGGCATCATCGGCAGAATATTGGGCCAGGAGGATTTCATTCTGGATGTTAAGGATCTCAATATGGAGAAGCTCATCGACAAGATCGAGAAGATCTGGAATAGGAAAGACCAGGTAAGTGAGGAGCTGAGCTCGATCATGGGATCCGTTAGGGCAGAAGCGGTGAGGAACGGTATCTTGGTGAGCGATTTCATCAACTCAAATGAATAGTACGAGATGGTTCATTCCCAGGCCAATGATTCTATTATACTAACAGCTGATTGAATTGATGAGGGACCTGGATAAATCATATATATAGCGAACTCCGAATTCGATATGGTTGATTGGGCAAGGTGGGACTTTCCTTGGCATTGATCACAAGAGGGAGCAATCCTCCCCGTTAAATCCTATTCACAATGAAAGAATGCCTTTTCAATCCAGAACAAAGGTGATATGAATGGAGGAGAAGTTAAAATTCCCGAGCGAGGAATGGTTCGACAGGTACGTCGAGGAGCTGAACAACAGCAAGGAGTACGCAGAGGCCGCTAAGGATTGGGAGGGGGACTTCCTCTACGTGATCACTCCGGACAAGAACTTCGACGAGGAGTACGTCTATTATCTGGACCTCTACCATGGAAAGGTGAGAGATCACTACAAGGTGGAGAGCAGAGATGCCAAACAAGCGGAGTTCATGTACATTGGAAAGTACGAGAACTGGAGGAAGATGGGAGAAGGTAAATTGGACGGCATGAAGGCCATCCTGACCGGGAAGATGAAACTCAAGGGTAACATGACCAAGGCCATGAGGTACACCAAGGCCGCCGCTGAGCTCACCAAGGCCTCAACAAGAGTCCCAACCTTAGAAGACTAGAGTTGGTGGCACGATGTGGCAGTTCACCAGTCCACAAAAAATCATCTTCGGCGAGGATGCGTTGGACAGTCTGGAAGAGCTTGAAGGGGAGAAGGCGTTGATCATTGCCGGTCAGACGGTGAAGAGACTGGGCCTCATCGACAAAGTCTCCGAGCTTCTGGCGGAGGCGGACATAGATGTTGGGGTTATCGACAACATAGAGCCGGAGCCTTCGATCGAAACGGTGAAGGCGGTGGCTGAGATCGCCAGAGATTTCGAGCCGGACTGGATCATCGGTCTGGGGGGAGGGAGCAGCATGGACGCAGCGAAGGCCATATGGGCTCTTTACGAGCGACCGGACCTGGATGTCGGTGACATCTCACCCCTTGAGACCTTGGGACTAAGAAAAAAGGCACGGTTCATGTGCATTCCCACCACAAGCGGATCCGGTTCGGAGGCCACCTGGGCGACCGTGATCACGGACAGGGAGGGGAAGGTGAAGAGAGAGCTCGCCTCGAGGGAACTGGTTCCTGATGTGGTGATATTGGAACCCTGGCTCACCTCCACAATGCCCCCTCATCTCACCGCTAGCAGTGGAATGGATGCTCTTACTCATGCGATCGAGGCGTACGCAAGCAACTGGAGGAATGATTTCTCGGACACCTTGGCTATCAAGGCTATTCAAATGGTATTCGAATATCTCCCCTTGGCTGTGTCGAACGGCGAGGATATGGTGGCAAGGGAGATGATGCAGAACGCCGCGACCATGGCCGGGATGGCCTTCAGCAACTCATTCGTGGGAATGGCACATGCCATAGGACACTCGCTAGGAGCGATTTTCGGCATTGATCACGGAAAGGCTGTCGCGTTGTTCCTTCCACACGTCATCAGGTACAACGGAGAGGTAGTTTCCTCCAGATACGCTGAGATCCTGGATGCCCTGGAGATCGACTTCGATTTCGAGGAGGACGCGCCCAACATCCTTGCCCAAGCACTGGTGGAGCTGATGATGGAGATAGGTCTGCCATGCGAGATATGTGAGATGGACATCGATTGGAAGGATTACGAGACCGAACTTGAGAACCTGGTGGAAAGAGCCTTGATGTCCTCAGCAAACCTGGCGGGCCCGAGAGAAGCAGAGTTCGATGACTACCGAGAGATCATAGTCGTAGCATTTGGATCCTTGGACAAGGGTTGAAACTCATATTCCAGCCGCCCATAAAGGGGGTTCGGGACCCATGTCCTCAAATGATCTGGTGTAGCCTCAGACTCAATCAGGTAAAGACCCGCACCTGTTGAGACAAGATAAAGATGTCCAATTCGATTCTCATGGAATCATGATCTGTCGAGAATGAAGATCCCATCGATATTCGCTCTCCTCACAGGTTCCCCGGAATAGAGCGTCTCCTCCACCTCCTCGTGTAGGTCTAGTTCGATGAAATGCTCGAAGAGCTCACGCATCTCTCCAGGCGTGAAGTAGTGAGTGGATATGGATCCTCCTCTGAGGAAGGTGTTCCTTTCGATCTCTTTGCCCCTTCCGAACCTCATGTCCCTTGTGGAAAGAGCGCTAACGATCGTCCTTCCCCCGGGCCTTAGGACCCTCTCCATCTCAGCGACGGCTTCATTCCTTCCAGATTCTGAAAGGTGCTCCAGCAAATGGGATGAGATTACCACATCGAAATAATCATCGTGGAAAGGCAGGAAGCGGGCATCGGCCACCATTAAGCTTACCTTTTTCTCCTTGACCGCGAAGCGGCAGAGTTCGATCGCCTTAAAGGAGAAGTCGATCGCCACGATCGGAAGATCATCCCCCTTGAGGGATGCGATGGTCTTTCCGTTCCCGCATCCAATCTCCAGAACCCTTGAACCGTTGGGCAGCGAGATCTCGAATTTGGTTATTCCCCTCCACATTACGCCCTTGCGTTTGTACTCGCCGTCCCAATTGCGCCTCTGCTGCCTGAAGATCGGGTCGGTCTCGACCATAGTATCCTCGATAAGAAGGGGCACCCTCATTAAGCTTGGTCTCGGAGTGGATCATCTGTTGGTCTTGAAATCGATCGAAGAGGTTCAGCCCCTTTTCTTCTTCGACCAGCCGTAATCCATCTCGGACATCTGCTTGTAGAGATTCCATCTCCTGTCGACGTCCTGCTGTGCCAGCAGGGCCATCTCCTCCGCCCTGGCAGGGTCCATAGACTTCAGTATGCGGTACCTGTTCTCCGAGTACATGTACTCCTTCACAGGAATTGAGGGCTCCTTGGAGTCTATCTGAAGAGGGTTGAGACCTTCCTCAGCTCTCCTGGGGTCGAAGCGGTACAGAAGCCAGTGTCCCGATGCGACCGCCTTCTCCTGCTCCTCCAGCTGACGGGTCATGTTGATTCCATGGGCTATGCAGGGACTGTAGCAGATCACCATGCTCGGTCCGTCGAAGCTCTCGGCCTCGATGATCGCCTTCACCGCCTGAGCTGGATTGGCGCCCAGCGCGACCTGCGCAACGTAGACGTACCCATAGGTCTGGAACATCAATCCAAGATCCTTCTTGGGCATCGACTTGCCGGCGTAGGCGAACTTGGCCGTTCCTCCTCTCGAAGTGGATTTTGACATCTGCCCACCTGTGTTCGAATACACCTCTGTGTCGAGCACGAGCATGTTCACGTTCTTCCCGGAGGCGAGTATATGATCAAGCCCCCCAAATCCAATATCATAGGCCCAGCCGTCCCCACCGAACACCCACACCGACTTTCGGACCAAGTGGTCTGCGAGGGAGAGCATCCTATCGTCCTTTTTCTTCTCCGCCAGGGATTTGAGCTCCCTAACTCTGTCCCTCTGCTTCTGCACCAGCATATCGCTGGATTGATCAGCGTCCAGTATCTCGCCTTTCATCTTGTTGGGGAGGTAAGGGACCGTTGCGAGATACTCCCTGGCCGCGTGCTCCAGGTGGTCGCAGGTCATCCTGAAACCGAATCCGATCTCCGCCGCGTCCTCGAAGAGGCTGTTTGTCCACGCGGGACCCAATCCGTCGGAGTTCTTGCAGTACGGCGTTGTGGGCAAGTTGCCTCCGTAAATGGACGAGCAGCCTGTCGCGTTGGCCACGAGCATACGGTCGCCGAAGAGCTGAGTTATCAACTTCACGTAGGGAGTCTCACCACATCCAGCGCAGGAGCCACTGAACTCGAACAGCGGTCGGAGGAACTGCGATCCTTTGACGGTGCCCTTGTTGAACAGATCCTGAGGCACCTCCGGTATATCAAGGAAGAAGGACCAGTTCTTCCTCTCCTCCGCTCTCAACTCGAAGGCGTCATGCATGTAGAGCGCCTTCCTCTCGCCGTCCTCCGGATCCTTTCCAGGACACACTTCCCTGCATACCCCGCAACCGGTGCAGTCCTCCGGTGCGACCTGTACCGTGTACCTCATCCCCTGGAACGCTTTTCCTTTTGCGTCCACGGACTTGAAGGTGGGTGGTGCCTTTTCCAGTATCCCAGGATCATAGGCCTTCGTCCGGATGGTGGCGTGAGGGCAGACGAGCGAGCAACGGCCGCACTGTATGCATAGTTCAGGCCTCCAGAACGGGATTTCGATGGCGATGTTTCTCTTCTCGAACTGCGAGGTGGCGGAAGGCCACTTGCCGTCCGGGGGCATCAATGATACCGGGATCTCGTTGCCTTGTAGGCTGATCATCTTGGCCGTGATGTCCTTGACGAAATCGGGAGCGTCATCAGGAACAGTGGGAGGGATCTGGATAATGCTGCAGTAATTCTTGGTCTTGTACTCCACTTTACTTAGACCTTCCAAGGCACGGTCGACTGCCTGGTAGTTCCTGTCAAGGATCTCTTTTCCCTTGCGGCCGTACGCCGCCTCAATGTTCTTCTTGATCAGGCTCGAAGCCTCATCCATGGGAATGATTCCTGCAAGCCTGAAGAAGGCCGTCTGCATGATGGTGTTGATCCTCACCCCCAGGTACAGTTCCCTTGCCAGGTCGGTGGCGTCCAGTATGTAGAAGTTCGCTTCCCTCTCGATTATCTGGCACTGCACTTTGAAAGGCAGCCGGTCCCACACCTCATCGGGCCCGTAGGGGGAGTTCAGAAGGAAGGTGCCTCCCTTCTTCAGGAACCTGAGCATGTCGTACTTCTCGATGAAGGACCAGTTGTGGCATCCCACGAAGTCTACCGATTGGCAGAGATAAGTGCTGAGTATTGGCATGTCGGAGAAACGAACATGGCTGGTGGTCCTGTTGCCGGCCTTCTTCGAGTCGTATTCGAAGTAACCCTGGGCGTACTTGTCCGTCGCCTCTCCAATGATCTTGATGGTGCTCTTGTTCGCGCTCACGGTGCCATCCGAGCCAAGCCCCCAGAACATGGCCTGATATCCCATTCCACAGACCTCGGTGATGCTTTCGTCCCAATCGAGGCTAGTGTGGCTCACATCATCTCTTATTCCCACCGTGAAATGGTCCTTGGGATCATCCTGGGCCAGGTTGTCGAACACCGCCTTCACCATTCCCGGGCTGAAGTCCTTGGACGAGAGGCCATACCTTCCCCCGATGATCAGCGGTCTGGTCTCGAAGCTGCTGATCCCTTTTTCCAGCATCTCATCTACAGCCGCTACAACATCCAGGTAAAGCGGCTCGCCCAGGCTTCCCGGTTCCTTGGTGCGATCCAGTACGGCGATCTTCTTGACCGATGTCGGAAGAATATTAGCCAGATGCTCGACGCTGAACGGTCGGTACAGGTGAACGATCACCACGGCCACCTTCTCACCCCTCGATTTAAGGAGGTTCACCACCTCCTTGGTGGTCTCTCCAGCAGAACCCATGATCACGATCACCCGCTCCGCATCGTCCGCCCCGAAGTAGCGGAAAGGTTGATACGATCTACCGGTGAGTTGCTCGAACCTCTTCATGCACCTCTCAACTATCTCCGAAACCCTCTGGTAGTAGAGGTTGACCGTCTCCCGTCCCTGGAAGTATACGTCAGGGTTCTGACTGGTCCCGCTTATCATCGGGTGGTCTGGAGAAAGGCCCCTGTTCCGATGCCGGAGGGCGGCCTGCTGATCGATCATCTCCCTGATGTCGTCCTTTTCCAGGATCTCTATCTTCTGCACTTCGTGGCTGGTCCTGAACCCGTCGAAGAAGTGGATGAAGGGCAAACTCGCCTCTAAACTGGCAGCGGTGGCGATCATCGCCAAGTCCTGAACCTCCTGGACGCTTCCTGAGGATAGCATGCAGAAACCTGTGGTTCGGCAGTTCATCACATCCGAATGATCACCGAATATTGACAAAGCTTGACAGGCCAGCGACCTTGCGGCCACATGGAAGACCGTGGGCAGCAGCTCGCCGGCGATCTTGTGCATGTTGGGAATCATCAGCAAGAGCCCCTGGCTGGCCGTGAAGGTGGTTGCCAGCGCTCCCGATGCCAAGGCCCCGTGGATGGTGGCTGAGGCACCCGCCTCCGATTGGAGCTCGACCACGTCGGGCACGACTCCCCAGATGTTCTCCTCCCTCTCGGCCGATAGCTCGTCGGCGATCTCGCCCATTGAACTCGATGGAGTGATAGGATATATGGCGATCACTTCGTTGCAGGCATGCGCGACCCTGGCAGCAGCGGTATTGCCATCCAGGGCCTCAGATCTCTTATCCATGATTTCATCTCCATCGTGAACATGGCAGTAGGGTAGGCTTTAACCTTTTCCTGGCATTGAAAAGAGGGGGGACTCACGATGGACCGACAACAGCAATTGGATTACTGGAATCCATTCCCTTCGAGTTCAAGGACCCTCTTGCCGAACTCTTTTAGATTAACGACTGAGTCACTATTCCCTTGATCTTCCCGGTCAAGATGAACAGCTGTGATTCCAGCCTTCGATGGCGAGTCTACATCATCGAACCACCTGTCCCCGACATGGACGACCTCTCCAGCCTCCACTCCAAGAAGGGAGCACACCTTCTGATACGATCTTGGATCCTTCTTGACCATGCGGAGGTGAGATGGAACTGAGAATATCTGGTCAAACCTATCCTCGATGGATTTCAGCTCGATGTCCAGGAACTCTTTGGGAGCGTTGGAGGTGACGATAAGGCGGTGTTCAGCCCCAAGCATCTCGAGCACCTCTTCCACCTCCGGATAGAGTATTTCCAGACCTTTGATTTCCTCCAGGAAGGAGGAGGTATCTCCCAGACCAAGGCGATGGAACCAGTAATCAAGGCTGAACCAATCTGGATTCTCATCTCCCACCGTACCGAACTGCCTAAACAGTTCACTTCGAGCATCATCGATCCCAAGTCCGTTCTTCTCAGCGTACCGTTCTGGGATCTTCTCGAACCACACGATGTGACTGAACTGATGATCGACGAGTGTTCCGTCGGCATCGAAGGAGATCACCTTGTACCTCATCACCTGCCCCTTAGCCCAAATATCACTTATATCTGTTGGGGAGCAGCCCTTCCCGTGTCGGACGTTGTTCCATCCTGATGTTGAAAAATGAAGGTGGCGCAACAGATCGCAATCTGTTGATCTGATTGATTGATTCTGGAATTGAATAATGGTTTTATCTATCAACAGTTCATTTGACAGAGAGAGCGATCCGAATTAGCGCTGCTTGGTGATGATTTGCCTGTTCGTATCCAGATAATCGGAGGCTTCCTTGGAGCCGGAAAAACCACCCTGATAACCAAGATGGCGAAGAAGCTGATGGATCAGGACATGAAGGTTGGGATAATCATGAACGATCATGTCGATTCCCTGGTGGACACCCAGTACTCCAAAGAGCTAGGGCTGGACTGCTGCGAGGTCGCCGGAGGATGCTTCTGCTGTCGATTCCCGGATTTCCTTGAGAACGCTAGGGAACTGGTGAAAAATGAGGGCCCTACGCTGATATTTGCGGAGCCAGTAGGCAGCTGCACGGACCTCATGGCGACGGTAGCCGCACCGCTCAAGCGGGTCTACGGAAACGAGTTCCAGGTGGCTCCCTTGATCATCATGGTGGATGCCGATAGGGCCGTCAGAAACAGGATGAATGACAATTCCCTGGGAGGATACCTAAGGCAACACCAGATCTCGGAGGCTGAGTATGTGGTCCTGTCCAAAGTAGATCTTGTTGACAAAGGGGATCTCGAAAGAGTATCTTCCATGGTCAACGAGATCAATCCCAAGGCGAAGGTATTCCTCTATTCATCTGGTGCGGAGGATGGCCTTGATGCTATTCTCTCCTTGGCGCTATCGGAGGAGGAAAGTCGCATTGACCCTCGGGAAATTGATTACCATGTATATGCCGAGGCGGAGGCGGAGCTGGGCTGGTATAATGGGACCTTCCTTGCGAAGGTGGAGAGGTTGGATGCATACCTGCTATGTCGGGAGCTGCTCGAAGATATTTCG
This region of Methanomassiliicoccales archaeon genomic DNA includes:
- a CDS encoding iron-containing alcohol dehydrogenase, which translates into the protein MWQFTSPQKIIFGEDALDSLEELEGEKALIIAGQTVKRLGLIDKVSELLAEADIDVGVIDNIEPEPSIETVKAVAEIARDFEPDWIIGLGGGSSMDAAKAIWALYERPDLDVGDISPLETLGLRKKARFMCIPTTSGSGSEATWATVITDREGKVKRELASRELVPDVVILEPWLTSTMPPHLTASSGMDALTHAIEAYASNWRNDFSDTLAIKAIQMVFEYLPLAVSNGEDMVAREMMQNAATMAGMAFSNSFVGMAHAIGHSLGAIFGIDHGKAVALFLPHVIRYNGEVVSSRYAEILDALEIDFDFEEDAPNILAQALVELMMEIGLPCEICEMDIDWKDYETELENLVERALMSSANLAGPREAEFDDYREIIVVAFGSLDKG
- a CDS encoding flippase, with amino-acid sequence MGTVRVVAKNIGAFTIAKAITMALGFVFLVLLARYLGDVDFGKLGFAQSFTEFLVVFADIGLSTVTIRELARRKDQTPKFLSNIFMIKLLLSIATFGLIALVINLLGYPQDTVMVVYIIGGSAIITSFSAFLRSIFRAFERLEYEAALNIVKSIIVTSVGISILFAGYGLIEVAYAYIIAAVIDFGLALILVTFKFSRPEFKLDPEFCKRIIYLALPFTVTILFGIIYLQIDIVMLSIMKGDAPAGWYKAATTLIYSLVFIPEVFGYAIFPVMSRLFISSKELLRRLLERSMKYLFMIGLPIAILTVAVSGEIIPFLYGEEYEPTIMILQILALYLPLRFMNHATGYTLSSTDRQSRRAISAILAAVFNVCLNLILIPIYGANGAAMATVATEVVLFSFYYLFVSAHFHRVKLTPVLTKPLIASLPMIFTLYLLADFSPFISVPLAVMIYLAVLFLINGMDQEDRRIIRELLGR
- a CDS encoding class I SAM-dependent methyltransferase, producing MRVPLLIEDTMVETDPIFRQQRRNWDGEYKRKGVMWRGITKFEISLPNGSRVLEIGCGNGKTIASLKGDDLPIVAIDFSFKAIELCRFAVKEKKVSLMVADARFLPFHDDYFDVVISSHLLEHLSESGRNEAVAEMERVLRPGGRTIVSALSTRDMRFGRGKEIERNTFLRGGSISTHYFTPGEMRELFEHFIELDLHEEVEETLYSGEPVRRANIDGIFILDRS
- a CDS encoding HAD family hydrolase encodes the protein MRYKVISFDADGTLVDHQFSHIVWFEKIPERYAEKNGLGIDDARSELFRQFGTVGDENPDWFSLDYWFHRLGLGDTSSFLEEIKGLEILYPEVEEVLEMLGAEHRLIVTSNAPKEFLDIELKSIEDRFDQIFSVPSHLRMVKKDPRSYQKVCSLLGVEAGEVVHVGDRWFDDVDSPSKAGITAVHLDREDQGNSDSVVNLKEFGKRVLELEGNGFQ
- a CDS encoding sterol carrier protein; the encoded protein is MEEKLKFPSEEWFDRYVEELNNSKEYAEAAKDWEGDFLYVITPDKNFDEEYVYYLDLYHGKVRDHYKVESRDAKQAEFMYIGKYENWRKMGEGKLDGMKAILTGKMKLKGNMTKAMRYTKAAAELTKASTRVPTLED
- the nifJ gene encoding pyruvate:ferredoxin (flavodoxin) oxidoreductase; the protein is MDKRSEALDGNTAAARVAHACNEVIAIYPITPSSSMGEIADELSAEREENIWGVVPDVVELQSEAGASATIHGALASGALATTFTASQGLLLMIPNMHKIAGELLPTVFHVAARSLACQALSIFGDHSDVMNCRTTGFCMLSSGSVQEVQDLAMIATAASLEASLPFIHFFDGFRTSHEVQKIEILEKDDIREMIDQQAALRHRNRGLSPDHPMISGTSQNPDVYFQGRETVNLYYQRVSEIVERCMKRFEQLTGRSYQPFRYFGADDAERVIVIMGSAGETTKEVVNLLKSRGEKVAVVIVHLYRPFSVEHLANILPTSVKKIAVLDRTKEPGSLGEPLYLDVVAAVDEMLEKGISSFETRPLIIGGRYGLSSKDFSPGMVKAVFDNLAQDDPKDHFTVGIRDDVSHTSLDWDESITEVCGMGYQAMFWGLGSDGTVSANKSTIKIIGEATDKYAQGYFEYDSKKAGNRTTSHVRFSDMPILSTYLCQSVDFVGCHNWSFIEKYDMLRFLKKGGTFLLNSPYGPDEVWDRLPFKVQCQIIEREANFYILDATDLARELYLGVRINTIMQTAFFRLAGIIPMDEASSLIKKNIEAAYGRKGKEILDRNYQAVDRALEGLSKVEYKTKNYCSIIQIPPTVPDDAPDFVKDITAKMISLQGNEIPVSLMPPDGKWPSATSQFEKRNIAIEIPFWRPELCIQCGRCSLVCPHATIRTKAYDPGILEKAPPTFKSVDAKGKAFQGMRYTVQVAPEDCTGCGVCREVCPGKDPEDGERKALYMHDAFELRAEERKNWSFFLDIPEVPQDLFNKGTVKGSQFLRPLFEFSGSCAGCGETPYVKLITQLFGDRMLVANATGCSSIYGGNLPTTPYCKNSDGLGPAWTNSLFEDAAEIGFGFRMTCDHLEHAAREYLATVPYLPNKMKGEILDADQSSDMLVQKQRDRVRELKSLAEKKKDDRMLSLADHLVRKSVWVFGGDGWAYDIGFGGLDHILASGKNVNMLVLDTEVYSNTGGQMSKSTSRGGTAKFAYAGKSMPKKDLGLMFQTYGYVYVAQVALGANPAQAVKAIIEAESFDGPSMVICYSPCIAHGINMTRQLEEQEKAVASGHWLLYRFDPRRAEEGLNPLQIDSKEPSIPVKEYMYSENRYRILKSMDPARAEEMALLAQQDVDRRWNLYKQMSEMDYGWSKKKRG